The following proteins are co-located in the Thermus albus genome:
- a CDS encoding type II toxin-antitoxin system HicB family antitoxin yields MKRKQQRKTGAGRQRPSLEYYLNLKYPVLLVPEPEGGFTALIPDLPGCVSVGESPEEAFKNVEEARQLWLETAYEYGDEIPLPSSWRPHRGL; encoded by the coding sequence ATGAAGCGGAAGCAACAACGCAAGACCGGGGCCGGTAGGCAAAGACCCAGCCTTGAGTACTACTTGAACCTTAAGTACCCCGTGCTCTTGGTGCCTGAACCTGAAGGCGGGTTTACCGCCCTTATCCCCGACTTACCGGGCTGCGTTTCCGTGGGAGAAAGCCCAGAGGAAGCCTTCAAAAACGTGGAGGAAGCCCGCCAGCTCTGGCTGGAAACCGCCTACGAATACGGGGACGAGATTCCTCTGCCCTCAAGTTGGAGGCCCCACCGTGGGTTATAG
- a CDS encoding DUF1156 domain-containing protein, with the protein MAKKLIEVALPLKEINREASREKSIRHGHPSTLHLWWARRPLATARAVLFATLVDDPGTHLPEAEAHRERERLFKLIGQLVNWDNVKDPERAQVVAEAQYEIAKSLAHALGEAPPSSSGDKERIQAILEKAPPVLDPFAGGGTIPLEAQRLGLRAYASDLNPVAVLINKALIEIPPRFAGRPPVNPEYQAKAQATDRFPGAKGLAQDVRYYGRRLLEKARERIGHLYPTLDGKTVIAWLWARTVPCPNPACPASRHGEHPGAPLLASLWLAQRKGKGLYLKPERDPSGRLRFLVETKGEPPVERTIGRKGGQCLLCGSPITLDHVRKEGKAGRMGAMLVAVVVEGSEGREYLPACPEQESLALGVQPDFVPGVDLPRKALGFRVQEYGMTKWHHLFTPRQLLALGTFFELVAEVVEECRQDALRAGLPHHDTPLAQGGQGALAYAQAVGVYLGLAVSRLADRQSSLCLWDKAYEKVSHVFNRQALPMVWDFAEANPFSNSTGSFGNMLEWVARALEALPAKPPGHARQANAVESVNGLDQLPIIVTDPPYYDNVPYADLSDFFYIWLRKTLQDTYPDLFRTLLTPKAEELVADPYRHGDKERAKRHFEEGMRQVFHNLRAKAHPDYPLTLYYAFKQQEDVGPEEAGVEADSDPLLPVSEGATGQSPGPGLGRTSTGWETFLQALVDAGFQITATWPMRTELSNRPRGQGANALSSSIILVCRPRASTAPTATREAFLRALRQELKEALANLTQEGIPPVDLAQSAIGPGMAVFSRYGAVREPTGRALSVREALVLINQVLDEFLAQDETELDNPTRFALAWYQQHGYEEGLYGDAETLAKAKNVPVASLEEAEILRAKGGKVRLLRPEEYRKDWDPAKDPHRNVWKVAHQLIRALKEEGEEAATRIVAALPSHLAEASRSLAYRLYQIAEKKGYGQDAQDFNLLADSYTHVAEEAAKRRPATQPELL; encoded by the coding sequence ATGGCCAAGAAACTCATAGAAGTCGCCCTACCCCTCAAGGAAATCAACCGGGAGGCCAGCCGGGAGAAGTCCATCCGCCACGGCCATCCTTCCACCCTGCACCTCTGGTGGGCCAGGCGCCCCCTGGCCACGGCCCGGGCGGTGCTCTTTGCCACCCTGGTGGACGACCCAGGGACCCACCTGCCGGAAGCCGAAGCCCACCGGGAAAGGGAGCGGCTTTTTAAGCTCATAGGACAGCTGGTAAACTGGGATAACGTCAAGGACCCGGAAAGGGCCCAGGTGGTGGCCGAAGCCCAGTACGAGATAGCCAAGAGCCTGGCCCACGCCCTGGGAGAGGCGCCCCCCAGCTCCTCTGGGGACAAGGAGCGCATTCAAGCCATACTGGAAAAGGCCCCTCCCGTGCTTGACCCCTTTGCCGGAGGGGGCACCATCCCCCTGGAAGCCCAGCGCCTAGGGCTTAGGGCCTACGCATCGGACCTGAACCCGGTGGCGGTCCTCATCAACAAGGCCCTAATAGAGATTCCCCCTCGCTTTGCCGGAAGGCCACCCGTGAACCCCGAGTACCAGGCCAAGGCCCAGGCCACCGACCGCTTCCCTGGGGCCAAGGGCCTGGCTCAGGACGTGCGCTATTACGGCAGACGCCTTCTGGAAAAGGCCCGGGAACGGATCGGCCACCTCTACCCCACCCTGGATGGCAAAACCGTTATCGCTTGGCTTTGGGCCCGCACGGTCCCTTGCCCCAACCCCGCCTGCCCCGCTTCCCGGCATGGGGAGCACCCGGGCGCTCCCCTTCTGGCCTCCCTATGGCTTGCCCAAAGGAAGGGCAAGGGCCTTTACCTAAAGCCCGAAAGGGACCCTAGCGGTCGCCTGCGTTTCCTGGTGGAAACGAAAGGAGAACCCCCCGTAGAGCGCACCATTGGCCGCAAAGGGGGCCAGTGTCTGCTCTGCGGGAGCCCCATAACCCTGGACCACGTGCGCAAGGAGGGGAAGGCGGGAAGGATGGGGGCCATGCTGGTGGCGGTGGTGGTGGAGGGGTCAGAAGGAAGAGAATACCTACCAGCCTGCCCGGAACAAGAGTCTCTTGCTTTAGGCGTGCAGCCAGATTTCGTTCCTGGGGTTGACCTACCCCGCAAGGCGTTAGGCTTCCGGGTCCAAGAGTACGGTATGACCAAATGGCACCACCTTTTCACCCCCCGCCAACTCCTGGCCTTGGGCACCTTCTTCGAGCTGGTGGCCGAGGTGGTGGAGGAATGCCGCCAGGATGCCCTCAGGGCCGGCCTCCCCCACCACGACACCCCCCTGGCCCAAGGGGGCCAGGGCGCCCTGGCCTACGCCCAGGCGGTGGGGGTCTACTTGGGGCTAGCGGTCAGCCGTTTGGCAGATCGTCAATCCTCGCTTTGTTTGTGGGACAAAGCCTACGAAAAAGTATCTCACGTTTTTAACCGCCAAGCCCTTCCCATGGTCTGGGATTTTGCCGAGGCTAACCCCTTCAGCAACTCCACCGGTAGCTTTGGCAACATGCTGGAATGGGTGGCCCGGGCCCTGGAAGCCTTGCCCGCCAAGCCCCCGGGCCACGCCCGCCAGGCTAACGCCGTGGAGTCGGTGAACGGGCTGGATCAACTGCCCATTATCGTCACCGACCCCCCCTACTACGACAACGTCCCTTACGCCGACCTCTCTGACTTCTTCTACATCTGGCTCCGCAAGACCCTGCAAGACACCTACCCCGACCTCTTCCGCACCCTCCTCACTCCCAAGGCCGAGGAACTGGTGGCCGACCCCTACCGGCACGGGGATAAGGAAAGGGCCAAGCGCCACTTTGAGGAGGGCATGCGCCAGGTTTTCCATAACCTAAGGGCCAAGGCCCATCCCGACTACCCCCTCACCCTCTATTACGCCTTCAAGCAACAGGAGGATGTGGGCCCCGAAGAGGCTGGGGTGGAAGCGGACTCCGACCCTTTGCTCCCGGTATCGGAGGGCGCCACCGGGCAAAGCCCTGGCCCGGGGCTAGGGCGCACCTCCACCGGTTGGGAAACCTTCCTCCAAGCCCTGGTGGACGCCGGCTTCCAGATCACCGCCACCTGGCCCATGCGCACGGAGCTCAGCAACCGCCCCCGGGGCCAAGGCGCCAACGCCTTGTCCTCTTCCATCATCTTGGTCTGCCGCCCCCGGGCCTCCACCGCCCCCACAGCCACCCGGGAGGCCTTCCTAAGGGCTCTGCGCCAAGAGCTAAAGGAGGCCCTAGCTAACCTCACCCAAGAGGGCATCCCTCCCGTGGACCTGGCCCAAAGCGCCATTGGCCCAGGGATGGCGGTATTTAGCCGTTACGGAGCCGTGCGGGAGCCCACGGGACGGGCCCTTTCCGTGCGGGAGGCCTTGGTCCTCATCAATCAAGTCCTGGACGAGTTCCTAGCCCAAGACGAAACCGAGCTGGACAATCCCACCCGCTTCGCCCTCGCCTGGTACCAGCAGCATGGCTACGAGGAGGGGCTTTACGGGGATGCGGAAACCCTGGCCAAGGCCAAAAACGTGCCGGTGGCTTCCCTGGAGGAGGCCGAAATCCTCCGGGCCAAAGGAGGCAAGGTACGCCTCCTCCGCCCGGAGGAGTACCGCAAGGATTGGGATCCCGCAAAAGACCCCCATAGGAATGTTTGGAAGGTGGCCCACCAGCTGATTCGGGCCCTAAAGGAAGAGGGCGAGGAAGCCGCTACCCGCATCGTGGCTGCCCTACCCTCCCACCTGGCCGAGGCCAGCCGGTCCCTGGCCTACCGCCTCTACCAGATCGCGGAGAAAAAGGGTTACGGGCAAGACGCCCAAGACTTTAACCTCCTGGCCGATAGCTACACCCACGTGGCCGAGGAGGCGGCAAAAAGACGCCCAGCCACCCAGCCGGAGCTACTCTAG
- a CDS encoding helicase-related protein, which translates to MTGGSSTDLTLEALRPGLRLKGLLPQGSVRLESVRLLDGVAQITYREPSGTLREVLLYPEDLAQLRVEEAARFPLDAPGDRFRLAAEAKRIRLAYLFDPMMAVHASLVEPLPHQIEAVYGHMLRKNPLRFLLADDPGAGKTIMAGLLIRELSLRGALERVLVVAPGALVLQWQEELWEKFRLDFRIFSRFALETSPRNPFREHPLWIARMDGLARFTEVSDKALEVDWDLVVVDEAHKMAATYDGQDIKATRRYRLGQRLSEKAKHFLLLTATPHRGKEEDFRLFLALLDPDRFAGKPRPGGPSLNAEGVWLRRQKEDLVRFDGTPLFPERWAYTVAYALSREEMHLYQAVTAYVREEMNRAEALKESQQRTVGFALSLLQRRLASSPLAIYRSLERRRKRLEARLQELRGKGVLAFPVLEEEDIEEKEEFPDEEWEGAPEILDQATAARTRAELEREIHTLERLEKEALALYQRQEDRKWLELRSLLQKNPIKGRKLIVFTEHKDTLDYLEARLTTFLGQPEAVVTIHGGLSREERRRRQARFTQDQNVLILVATDAAGEGVNLQQAHLLINYDLPWNPARLEQRFGRIHRIGQTEVCHMWSLVAENTREGEVYLRLLRKLEEASQALGGKVFDVLGRLFAEKPLKELLLEAIRYGEDPEVRARLFRQVEGAVDPKRLEALLQNALATEVLDPKRLSELRQEMERAEARRLQPHYLASFFREALTQLGGTVHPREEGRMEVSFVPPQIRQARPGVLRGYTRVTFHKDKVALPGKPVADFLVPGHPLLEGVLDAVLEAWGEVLERGTVLVDENAASPRLILALEHEVQDAKGPVSRRFLYLGMDLAEGNPKRIWEEGPAPYLDLRPATEEERDFGLGLLQGVDLEALLAQAEALATGKLAREHFEEVRRYRQLEVDRTLKAVKDRLLSEIYYWDHQAAKEEERLKAGKQGAAGRLQKARHRADELRERLRRREQELEEARYLRSLPPKLSQAILVVPPLPHPRPEEPHLEVRERLERLAVEAVLQLERQMGYTPKEMPPGFPGYDIESLTPEGTLRLLEVKGKGPGAEVVTLSRTQILTALNKPDTWFLVVVETDGQRALRAHYIPTPFVREPDFGATSVNYSLRELLGKAVRVVAL; encoded by the coding sequence ATGACGGGAGGTTCGTCCACGGACCTGACCCTCGAGGCCCTCCGCCCCGGCCTAAGGCTCAAGGGCCTCCTTCCCCAAGGAAGCGTGCGTCTAGAAAGCGTCCGCCTCCTGGATGGGGTAGCCCAGATCACCTATCGGGAACCTTCGGGCACCCTGCGCGAGGTCCTCCTTTACCCCGAGGACCTGGCCCAGCTGCGGGTGGAGGAGGCGGCCCGCTTCCCCCTAGATGCGCCCGGGGACCGCTTCCGTCTGGCCGCTGAGGCCAAGCGCATCCGCTTGGCCTACCTCTTTGACCCCATGATGGCGGTACATGCTTCCTTGGTGGAACCCCTTCCCCACCAGATTGAGGCCGTCTATGGCCACATGTTGCGCAAAAACCCCTTGCGTTTCCTCCTGGCCGATGACCCGGGTGCGGGCAAGACCATCATGGCTGGACTCCTCATCCGGGAGCTTTCCCTCAGGGGAGCCTTGGAAAGGGTCTTGGTGGTGGCTCCCGGAGCCCTTGTCTTGCAATGGCAGGAGGAACTTTGGGAAAAGTTCCGCTTGGACTTCAGAATCTTTTCCCGCTTCGCCCTAGAAACTTCCCCGAGGAACCCCTTCCGAGAACACCCCCTCTGGATCGCCCGTATGGATGGGCTTGCCCGCTTTACAGAGGTTTCGGACAAGGCCCTCGAGGTGGACTGGGACCTGGTGGTGGTGGACGAGGCCCACAAGATGGCCGCCACCTATGACGGCCAAGACATCAAGGCCACCCGCCGATACCGCCTGGGACAACGCCTCTCGGAAAAGGCCAAGCACTTCCTCCTCCTCACCGCTACCCCCCACCGGGGTAAGGAGGAGGACTTCCGTCTCTTTCTCGCCCTTTTAGACCCAGACCGCTTTGCCGGCAAACCCCGGCCAGGGGGCCCCAGCTTGAACGCCGAAGGGGTCTGGCTCCGAAGGCAAAAGGAGGATCTGGTGCGCTTTGACGGCACCCCCCTCTTTCCCGAGCGGTGGGCCTACACCGTGGCCTATGCCCTCTCCCGCGAGGAGATGCACCTCTATCAGGCCGTCACGGCCTATGTGCGTGAGGAGATGAACCGGGCCGAGGCCTTGAAAGAAAGCCAACAGCGCACCGTTGGCTTTGCCTTATCCCTTCTGCAAAGGCGGCTGGCCAGCAGCCCCCTGGCCATCTACCGCTCTTTGGAAAGGCGCCGGAAACGCCTCGAAGCCCGCCTCCAAGAGCTAAGGGGAAAAGGGGTCCTGGCCTTCCCCGTCCTGGAAGAAGAGGACATAGAGGAAAAAGAGGAGTTCCCCGATGAGGAATGGGAAGGGGCTCCTGAGATCCTGGACCAGGCCACGGCCGCCCGCACCCGGGCTGAGCTGGAGCGGGAAATCCACACCCTAGAACGCCTGGAAAAGGAGGCGTTGGCTCTTTATCAACGCCAGGAAGACCGCAAATGGCTGGAGCTGCGCTCCCTCTTGCAGAAAAACCCCATAAAGGGGCGCAAGCTGATCGTCTTCACCGAGCACAAGGATACCCTGGACTACCTAGAGGCCAGGCTCACCACCTTCCTGGGACAACCCGAGGCCGTGGTTACCATCCACGGAGGGCTTTCCCGGGAGGAGCGCCGCCGCCGCCAAGCCCGCTTCACCCAAGACCAGAACGTCCTCATCCTGGTGGCCACGGATGCCGCCGGGGAGGGGGTTAACCTGCAACAAGCCCATCTTCTCATCAACTACGACCTGCCCTGGAACCCCGCCAGGTTGGAACAACGCTTTGGCCGCATCCACCGCATCGGCCAGACCGAGGTTTGTCACATGTGGAGCCTGGTGGCGGAAAACACCCGTGAGGGGGAGGTTTACCTCCGCCTTTTGCGGAAGCTGGAGGAGGCTAGCCAGGCCTTGGGCGGAAAGGTCTTTGACGTTTTGGGAAGGCTTTTCGCGGAAAAACCTCTTAAGGAACTGCTCCTCGAGGCCATCCGCTATGGCGAAGACCCCGAGGTTCGGGCCCGTCTCTTCCGCCAGGTGGAAGGAGCCGTAGACCCAAAACGCTTGGAGGCCCTCCTGCAAAACGCTCTGGCTACGGAGGTTCTGGACCCCAAACGCCTTTCTGAACTGCGTCAGGAAATGGAGAGGGCAGAAGCGAGGAGGCTCCAGCCCCACTACCTGGCCAGCTTCTTCCGGGAAGCCCTCACCCAGCTAGGGGGCACGGTGCACCCCCGGGAAGAGGGGCGGATGGAGGTAAGCTTCGTTCCTCCCCAGATCCGGCAGGCGCGGCCTGGGGTCCTGAGGGGCTACACCCGCGTCACCTTCCACAAGGACAAGGTGGCCCTGCCGGGCAAACCCGTGGCCGATTTCCTGGTCCCCGGCCATCCTCTTCTGGAAGGGGTGTTGGATGCCGTCCTTGAGGCGTGGGGGGAGGTTCTGGAACGGGGCACGGTCCTAGTGGACGAAAACGCCGCCAGCCCCCGCCTAATCCTGGCCCTCGAGCACGAGGTGCAAGACGCCAAAGGCCCCGTGTCCCGTCGCTTCCTCTACCTGGGGATGGACCTGGCAGAGGGGAATCCTAAGCGCATCTGGGAGGAAGGGCCGGCCCCCTACCTAGACTTACGCCCTGCCACCGAGGAGGAAAGGGACTTCGGCCTCGGGCTTTTACAGGGCGTAGACCTCGAGGCCCTCCTGGCCCAGGCGGAGGCCTTGGCCACGGGCAAGCTGGCGCGGGAACACTTTGAGGAGGTGCGCCGCTACCGGCAGCTGGAAGTGGACCGCACCCTTAAGGCTGTAAAGGACCGGCTTCTTTCCGAGATTTACTACTGGGACCACCAAGCCGCCAAAGAGGAGGAACGCCTAAAGGCAGGAAAACAGGGAGCCGCAGGCCGGCTACAAAAGGCCAGGCACCGGGCCGATGAGCTAAGGGAACGCCTTAGGCGCCGGGAGCAGGAGCTGGAAGAGGCCCGATACCTTCGCTCCCTGCCCCCGAAGCTCTCCCAAGCCATCCTGGTGGTGCCCCCCTTGCCCCACCCCCGACCGGAGGAACCCCACCTCGAGGTCCGGGAACGCTTGGAACGCCTGGCGGTGGAAGCCGTGCTCCAACTGGAGAGGCAGATGGGCTACACGCCCAAGGAGATGCCCCCTGGCTTTCCCGGTTACGACATTGAGTCCCTTACCCCCGAGGGCACCTTACGCCTCTTGGAGGTCAAGGGCAAGGGACCGGGGGCCGAGGTGGTCACGCTCTCCCGCACCCAAATCCTCACTGCCCTCAACAAACCCGACACCTGGTTCCTAGTGGTGGTGGAAACCGACGGCCAAAGGGCTCTAAGGGCCCATTACATCCCCACGCCCTTCGTCCGGGAACCGGACTTTGGCGCCACCAGCGTGAACTACAGCCTAAGGGAACTCCTAGGCAAGGCCGTACGGGTAGTAGCCTTGTAA
- the miaB gene encoding tRNA (N6-isopentenyl adenosine(37)-C2)-methylthiotransferase MiaB, with translation MRAHIITFGCQMNEYDSHLVASELVSLGWELVDSVEEADFVLVNTCAVRGKPVEKVRSLLGQLRKEKERRGLLIGLMGCLAQLDEGQQMARKFGVDILLGPGALTSLAEALKQNGRFFDLTFKEDLLDYIPPPPKGALSAHVTIIRGCNHHCTYCIVPTTRGPEVSRHPDLILREIEALREAGVVEVTLLGQNVNSYGKDQPGFPSFAQLLRMVGRMGIPRVRFLTSHPVNFTDDIIEAIAETPAITRYIHLPVQSGSDRVLRRMAREYRRAHYLERIRKIREALPDVVLSTDIIVGFPGETEEDFQETLSLYDEVGYDQAYMFIYSPRPGTPAYKHFQDLPREVKVERLMRLIEKQKEWSYRRNLEWVGRTVEVLVRGEAKEEGYVQGHDRGNHPVLVPAHQAPTPGLYQVEIKQATPHLLFGEVVGAREPAPIPLPVA, from the coding sequence ATGCGTGCCCACATCATTACCTTTGGATGCCAGATGAACGAGTACGACTCCCACCTGGTGGCCAGCGAGCTGGTGAGCCTGGGGTGGGAGCTGGTGGACAGCGTGGAGGAGGCGGACTTTGTCTTGGTGAACACCTGCGCCGTCCGTGGCAAGCCTGTGGAGAAGGTGCGCTCCCTCCTGGGCCAGCTCCGTAAGGAAAAGGAGAGGAGAGGCCTTCTCATCGGGCTCATGGGCTGCTTGGCCCAGCTGGACGAGGGCCAGCAGATGGCCCGGAAGTTCGGGGTGGATATCCTCCTGGGCCCCGGGGCCCTTACCTCCTTGGCGGAGGCCTTGAAGCAAAACGGGCGCTTCTTTGACCTCACCTTCAAGGAGGACCTTCTGGACTACATTCCTCCACCCCCTAAAGGCGCCCTTTCCGCCCACGTGACCATCATCCGGGGATGCAACCACCACTGCACCTACTGCATCGTGCCCACCACCCGGGGTCCTGAGGTTTCCCGCCATCCCGACCTGATCCTGAGGGAGATAGAGGCCCTGAGGGAAGCCGGGGTGGTGGAGGTCACCCTTTTGGGGCAGAACGTGAACTCCTACGGCAAGGACCAGCCGGGCTTTCCCTCCTTTGCCCAGCTCCTCCGCATGGTGGGCCGGATGGGCATCCCCCGGGTGCGCTTCCTCACCAGCCACCCGGTGAACTTCACCGACGACATCATTGAGGCCATTGCCGAAACCCCGGCCATTACCCGCTACATCCACCTGCCGGTGCAGTCGGGTTCTGACCGGGTGCTGAGGCGCATGGCCCGGGAGTACCGCCGGGCGCATTACCTGGAGCGCATCCGCAAGATCCGCGAAGCCTTGCCGGATGTGGTGCTTTCCACCGATATCATCGTGGGATTTCCCGGGGAGACGGAGGAGGACTTCCAGGAAACCCTTTCCCTGTACGACGAGGTGGGGTACGACCAGGCTTACATGTTCATCTACTCCCCAAGGCCCGGCACCCCTGCCTACAAGCACTTCCAGGACCTGCCCCGGGAGGTGAAGGTGGAGAGGCTCATGCGCCTCATTGAGAAGCAGAAGGAGTGGAGCTACCGCCGGAACCTGGAGTGGGTGGGGAGGACCGTGGAGGTGCTGGTGCGGGGGGAGGCTAAGGAGGAAGGATATGTGCAGGGGCACGACCGGGGAAACCACCCGGTGCTGGTTCCTGCCCACCAGGCTCCCACCCCTGGGCTTTACCAGGTGGAGATCAAACAGGCCACCCCCCACCTGCTTTTCGGGGAGGTGGTGGGGGCTAGGGAACCGGCCCCCATTCCCTTGCCCGTGGCCTGA
- a CDS encoding FAD-dependent oxidoreductase translates to MAGGRAKAEVVVLGAGVVGLTAARLLQEKGHRVLVVAQGLGEASRVPVALVNPLRGRRFTLAKRGEEALEAALRFYGRFVPLHLGVYRPVPEGERERVALRLGGLRHTWEEGGVLLEEAFWLEPRPLLERLAEGLSLLKARVLAWEPPYLLLEGGERVHGEVLVYAGGGQGAHLLGLEGRHIPGLVLLLLDYFPRALSYRVYLAGSVLGGSYLPHQKTPEAPPPTEGEAEWLLRGAEALLGYRPKVASAWRGVRFRLDRPTPPSGRVGAPEEGPSLPGGEVGLPYLFPVEGGFALTGLGSTGFLYAPWLGERLLAALAW, encoded by the coding sequence ATGGCGGGTGGGCGGGCGAAAGCCGAGGTGGTGGTCCTAGGGGCGGGGGTGGTGGGGCTCACCGCCGCCCGGCTTTTGCAGGAAAAAGGCCACCGGGTCTTGGTGGTGGCCCAGGGCCTGGGGGAGGCCAGCCGGGTGCCCGTGGCCCTGGTGAACCCTTTAAGGGGAAGGCGCTTCACCCTGGCAAAGCGGGGTGAGGAGGCCCTCGAGGCGGCCCTCCGCTTCTATGGTCGCTTCGTGCCCTTGCACCTTGGCGTTTACCGCCCGGTGCCGGAAGGGGAGAGGGAGAGGGTGGCCTTGCGGCTTGGGGGGCTTAGGCACACCTGGGAGGAGGGAGGAGTCCTGTTGGAAGAGGCCTTCTGGCTGGAGCCCAGGCCCCTTCTGGAGAGGCTTGCGGAAGGGCTTTCGCTTCTTAAGGCCCGGGTTTTGGCCTGGGAGCCCCCGTACCTGCTTTTGGAGGGCGGGGAAAGGGTCCACGGGGAGGTGCTGGTCTATGCCGGTGGGGGGCAGGGGGCGCACCTTTTGGGCCTCGAGGGGCGGCATATCCCGGGACTGGTGTTGCTTCTCTTGGACTACTTTCCTCGGGCCCTCAGCTACCGGGTCTATTTGGCGGGAAGCGTCCTTGGGGGAAGCTACCTGCCCCACCAGAAAACCCCGGAGGCCCCACCCCCCACGGAAGGGGAGGCGGAGTGGCTCCTCAGGGGGGCGGAGGCCCTTTTGGGCTACCGGCCAAAGGTGGCCTCGGCCTGGCGGGGGGTGCGCTTCCGGCTTGATCGCCCCACCCCGCCTAGCGGCAGGGTGGGGGCCCCGGAAGAGGGCCCCAGTCTGCCTGGCGGCGAGGTAGGGCTTCCTTACCTCTTTCCGGTGGAGGGGGGTTTTGCCCTCACGGGGCTCGGCTCCACCGGGTTCCTCTATGCCCCGTGGCTTGGGGAGAGGTTGCTTGCGGCCTTAGCATGGTAG
- a CDS encoding molybdenum cofactor guanylyltransferase, giving the protein MYSGAVIAGGLSRRFGEDKALYPYRGKTLLQWVLDSLQRAGERFIVANRPYEGLGVPVYPDLLPGADSLSGLHSALFHARYPWVAVAATDLPFLTPSYWDFLFEKALASAYPVVVVHNPEGHLEPLMAFYHKDCLPQVERQIREGDFLLRRVMEALGATYIPAEEVVARFGAQVFLNANRKEELP; this is encoded by the coding sequence ATGTACTCGGGGGCGGTGATCGCTGGGGGGCTTTCCCGACGGTTTGGGGAGGACAAGGCCCTTTACCCTTACCGGGGAAAAACCCTCCTCCAATGGGTCCTGGATAGCCTTCAGAGGGCGGGGGAACGCTTTATTGTGGCCAACCGGCCCTACGAGGGGTTGGGGGTGCCGGTCTACCCCGACCTTCTCCCGGGCGCCGACAGCCTTTCCGGTCTGCACTCCGCCCTCTTTCATGCCCGCTACCCTTGGGTGGCGGTGGCGGCCACGGACCTGCCTTTCCTTACGCCCAGCTACTGGGATTTCCTCTTTGAGAAGGCCCTGGCCTCGGCGTACCCGGTGGTGGTGGTCCATAACCCGGAAGGCCACCTGGAGCCCCTCATGGCCTTTTACCACAAGGACTGCCTGCCCCAGGTGGAGCGGCAGATACGGGAGGGGGATTTCCTCTTAAGGCGGGTCATGGAGGCTTTGGGGGCCACCTATATCCCGGCCGAGGAGGTGGTGGCCCGCTTCGGGGCCCAGGTATTCCTCAACGCCAACCGCAAGGAGGAGCTTCCCTAG